Sequence from the Helianthus annuus cultivar XRQ/B chromosome 13, HanXRQr2.0-SUNRISE, whole genome shotgun sequence genome:
ATATTAATATATGTATGTctaatatgaatatgaatattaatatattatacatGAAGCACATCTAaatcaataaaaaaaaactataaaaacaaatgaaattaaaaaaatatatcttaaaaCATATGACTTACTAGATGTTAGCTATGATCACCTTAATCACTTACACACCAAACCCATGCATTTGCATGGTTTCTCTAAGATCTAAGGcaaatacaaataaaaaaaacgtATACATAATCACTAGTTTAAGTGACTATTACCCTCTCCTCAAGCACTCTAATGGACCGACGGTGTATGCAATTTCCAGTCTGACTAGTCCGGTCCGGTCGTGAAAACATTTGTCTCGAATTAATCTAAGGTTTTATGTACAAAATCTTGTATCTCCTACTATCTTTGCTTTGATCGATATTAGTCGATCATTCTATCTCATCCTTTAATGTTTACACACGCGATCAAAACCATCGCGAACGCGATGGTCCACCAAGATAACCTAAGCTCGATCTTGGAACCAACACCACGATTCGAAGAAGTATCGGATTGAGCCAAAGCTTCAATATTAAAATTAGGGTTTGATCCATAAAGTTGTTGAATCCCTTCAATATCATCAACCTTCAAGTCAGTTTTTTTCTCTCTAGGTTTCAAACTAGGGTACATTACAGATTCCTTCACGGAACTATGAGCTAACCCTAACACATGCCCGATTTCATGAATCGCCACGGACTCCAAATCAATCGCCACCGCGGATTTCTCACGCTCGAAGTCCACCGCCCACGTCTCCGCCGCATCAAGGTGGAGCCTTCCACTCTCCGGTGAAAACCCATGTGCTAAAACACCTAAAACACCATCAAACGGCTCTCCATCGTCATGATCGCCGTTGTAGAACCCGATCTTGATGTCAGAAAACCCGTAATCTTCGGCTTCGGTGAAGTTAACCGGAATCACAGATGACCAACGTGAGAAAGCACGTCGGAAGATGACTTTTATGTCGGAAAGGTTTACACTTGAAATAATATTATTAGGGGAAAAAGCATACGTGAGAGTTGTTGGCATGGCACGTGACCATCTTGGCTTGCCCTTGAAGTATTTATAATGTTGTATTGCATGGGTATTTAGTGGTGGTGCCGTGTCACGCACGCCACATCTCGGTACGGTCATTTGAGAGATGGTTTCGGTGTCGAGTTTTCCGGTGACGGTGAGGCCGAGTTTCCGTTGGTATCGGGTTATTGCAACCTCGAATTCTTCGTTGAATTCGTCGTTGATACTTGTTTCGGATACTTGAAGGTACCCGAAACGTTGCATGTAGTTCTTGAGATCTGATATGCCGCTGACGTGGCTGCCTTTGCTCGTATCGATGAATTTTCCGAAGGTGCTCCAGGTGGAGTTGTGGTGGTTTACGGTGGAGATCATGGTGGTTGCCGGTGGTGTTGTTCTTGCTAGGAAACATGTGGGATAGAAGAGTAATAGAAGAAAAAATATGAAGTGCATAGTGGGCTTGGAGATATGAAAGTGAAATTTGAATTATATAGGAATTATTGATGACATGTGTATTAGTAGGACTTGTGCACTTAGTAACAAAGAGTAGAATATTCAATAATTCGAACCTATacaatattataaaaataaataaaacttcactttataataataaataaaacttcACTTTATGAGAAGTTGAGTTAAATTTGATGAGAAATATTAGATAAAGTGAGCTAAAAAGATATATCAAATAATTGAAAATATAGGAATTTGGAAGAGTAATATTAgcaaaaaaattaataataataaataattgaAAATACATAAAAACAAAACTAAGTTTTAGCTTTGATTAAGAAGTTGATTGAGAAGGAATGGACTGTCATGACTCATG
This genomic interval carries:
- the LOC110900080 gene encoding metalloendoproteinase 1-MMP codes for the protein MHFIFFLLLLFYPTCFLARTTPPATTMISTVNHHNSTWSTFGKFIDTSKGSHVSGISDLKNYMQRFGYLQVSETSINDEFNEEFEVAITRYQRKLGLTVTGKLDTETISQMTVPRCGVRDTAPPLNTHAIQHYKYFKGKPRWSRAMPTTLTYAFSPNNIISSVNLSDIKVIFRRAFSRWSSVIPVNFTEAEDYGFSDIKIGFYNGDHDDGEPFDGVLGVLAHGFSPESGRLHLDAAETWAVDFEREKSAVAIDLESVAIHEIGHVLGLAHSSVKESVMYPSLKPREKKTDLKVDDIEGIQQLYGSNPNFNIEALAQSDTSSNRGVGSKIELRLSWWTIAFAMVLIACVNIKG